One part of the Bacteroidota bacterium genome encodes these proteins:
- a CDS encoding NAD(P)H-dependent glycerol-3-phosphate dehydrogenase, with product MQSITVVGGGSWATALVKILSNNADTIHWWLRNPETVAFINQYQHNPNYLSDVEIDLKKVIPSANLEECILQSEMILLAIPAAFLKTALSGIHPSIFKDKIVFSAIKGIVPEHNMIVGDYMHKVVDIPYEKVGVITGPCHAEEVALEKLSYLTVACHDHVISRKMASLLTCRYIRTVESDDIFGTEYAAVLKNVMAIASGICHGLGYGDNFQAVLISNAIREIKRFVDAIYPIQRDINDSAYLGDLLVTAYSQFSRNRTFGSMIGKGYSVKSAQLEMNMIAEGYYAVACIHEINKELKADLPICSAVYNILYEKISARLEMKLLTEKLS from the coding sequence ATGCAATCAATCACAGTTGTAGGAGGAGGTAGTTGGGCCACAGCCCTGGTGAAAATTCTCAGCAACAATGCGGATACCATTCACTGGTGGCTGAGAAATCCTGAAACAGTAGCCTTTATTAATCAGTATCAGCACAATCCGAATTACCTGAGTGATGTTGAAATTGATTTGAAAAAAGTTATACCTTCTGCCAATTTAGAAGAATGCATTCTCCAATCGGAAATGATACTCCTGGCTATCCCTGCTGCATTTTTAAAAACTGCACTTTCAGGTATTCATCCCTCCATTTTCAAAGATAAAATTGTTTTTTCTGCCATCAAAGGCATCGTGCCGGAGCACAATATGATTGTTGGAGATTACATGCACAAAGTTGTTGATATCCCGTATGAAAAAGTGGGTGTGATCACGGGACCTTGCCATGCAGAAGAGGTGGCGCTCGAGAAACTGAGTTATCTGACGGTGGCTTGCCATGACCATGTTATCTCCCGAAAAATGGCCTCTTTACTAACGTGCAGGTATATACGAACAGTGGAATCAGACGATATTTTCGGCACGGAATACGCCGCGGTTCTCAAGAATGTTATGGCGATCGCCAGTGGAATATGCCATGGTCTGGGTTACGGAGATAATTTTCAGGCGGTATTAATTTCGAATGCCATCCGTGAGATTAAACGCTTTGTGGACGCCATTTATCCCATTCAAAGGGACATCAACGACAGTGCCTATTTGGGAGATTTATTGGTAACTGCCTATTCTCAATTCAGCAGAAACCGAACCTTCGGGTCGATGATTGGAAAGGGTTATTCGGTTAAAAGTGCGCAGTTGGAGATGAATATGATCGCTGAGGGGTATTATGCCGTGGCCTGTATTCATGAAATCAACAAAGAACTGAAGGCTGATCTTCCCATTTGTTCGGCAGTTTACAACATACTTTATGAGAAAATTTCCGCCCGTCTGGAAATGAAGTTACTGACTGAGAAGTTGAGTTAA
- a CDS encoding SRPBCC family protein → MNVLKKILLVLLVLIVVAAVIGWMMPSQLHVERSLTMNAPVENIYDQVNTLKNWEGWSPWQKMDPEVKITYNNVPAGEGASYSWNGPKTGEGTITLTECKPNELIKMDLAFKGEKPASSYFTFAPDGNGTNVTWAFDSELGANPFVRLFWSLGKSMMTDAFDQGLAGISEMADKAPVASAPSIPVELKTMPAMQYLFIHDSASIATIGMKLGMNYGKIMEAMKKQGLEQSGAPFAIYYTESTTNWEMDVCIPVNKAGKEDGTIKAGNYAGGNMIVASHYGPYQNTPAAHEAAGKFLEKNNKKSTGAPWERYITDPMVEKDSTKWLTEVCYPVE, encoded by the coding sequence ATGAATGTACTTAAAAAAATTCTGCTGGTCTTGCTTGTGTTGATAGTGGTAGCAGCAGTCATCGGCTGGATGATGCCTTCACAATTGCACGTTGAAAGAAGCTTAACAATGAATGCTCCGGTAGAGAATATTTATGATCAGGTTAATACTTTGAAGAATTGGGAAGGATGGAGTCCCTGGCAAAAAATGGACCCGGAAGTGAAGATCACCTATAACAATGTTCCTGCAGGTGAAGGTGCCAGTTATAGCTGGAATGGACCGAAAACCGGAGAAGGGACAATTACACTGACAGAGTGTAAGCCCAATGAACTGATTAAAATGGACCTCGCATTTAAAGGAGAAAAGCCGGCTTCCAGCTATTTTACATTTGCACCTGATGGCAATGGCACTAATGTGACCTGGGCTTTTGATAGTGAATTGGGAGCAAATCCCTTTGTCAGGCTATTTTGGTCTTTAGGTAAAAGCATGATGACAGATGCATTCGATCAAGGCCTTGCTGGTATTAGCGAAATGGCAGACAAAGCTCCCGTTGCATCGGCACCTTCTATTCCGGTAGAACTGAAAACCATGCCCGCCATGCAGTATCTCTTTATTCATGATTCGGCAAGTATTGCTACCATCGGGATGAAACTCGGGATGAACTATGGAAAAATTATGGAAGCCATGAAGAAGCAAGGTTTAGAGCAAAGTGGTGCACCTTTCGCTATTTACTATACAGAGTCCACTACGAATTGGGAAATGGATGTTTGCATCCCTGTAAACAAAGCCGGAAAAGAAGATGGCACCATTAAAGCAGGAAATTATGCAGGCGGGAATATGATAGTTGCTTCACATTACGGACCCTATCAGAATACCCCTGCGGCACATGAAGCGGCCGGAAAATTTTTGGAAAAGAACAACAAGAAATCTACCGGTGCTCCCTGGGAACGCTATATTACCGACCCAATGGTGGAGAAGGATTCTACGAAATGGCTGACTGAAGTTTGCTACCCGGTAGAGTAA
- the tatA gene encoding twin-arginine translocase TatA/TatE family subunit, whose amino-acid sequence MNLTILLGFLGGMGTTEIIMIIVVILLFFGGKRIPELAKGLGRGIKEFKDASKGVAGEDESKKIEERK is encoded by the coding sequence ATGAACTTAACAATATTACTTGGATTTCTTGGAGGCATGGGAACAACAGAAATTATTATGATAATTGTGGTTATCCTCTTGTTTTTCGGAGGAAAGCGCATACCGGAACTTGCAAAAGGACTTGGCAGAGGTATCAAAGAATTCAAGGATGCTTCTAAAGGAGTAGCCGGTGAAGATGAATCAAAGAAAATAGAGGAAAGAAAATAA
- a CDS encoding response regulator transcription factor: MSVRVAIFDDNALFLDSMSLLIEDAPEFFLCGAYTDCENLEDKINTSEPDVVMMDIEMPKVNGIEAVKMIKKSFPKLNVLMQTSFEDDDKVFNAICAGASGYILKNTLPARILESIIEVYQGGSPMSPSVARKVLGFLQAPPVVSKIIPDYNLSNREKEVLSCLVKGMSYKMIADTCHISYETVRSHMKNIYEKLHVASMTEAVAKAINQGLV; this comes from the coding sequence ATGTCCGTTCGTGTAGCCATCTTCGATGACAATGCTCTCTTCCTCGATTCCATGTCTCTTCTTATCGAGGATGCACCGGAATTTTTTCTCTGCGGAGCCTATACCGATTGTGAAAATCTGGAGGATAAAATCAACACCAGCGAGCCCGATGTGGTCATGATGGATATCGAAATGCCAAAGGTGAATGGCATTGAAGCCGTCAAGATGATTAAAAAATCATTTCCGAAGTTAAATGTCCTGATGCAGACTTCCTTTGAAGATGATGATAAAGTCTTTAATGCCATTTGTGCAGGTGCTTCGGGCTATATTTTGAAAAACACCTTGCCCGCACGCATCCTTGAGTCTATCATCGAAGTGTATCAGGGTGGTTCACCCATGAGTCCTTCCGTTGCCCGAAAGGTGCTCGGATTTTTGCAGGCCCCTCCCGTGGTGAGCAAGATCATTCCCGATTATAATTTATCGAACAGAGAAAAGGAAGTTTTAAGTTGCCTCGTGAAAGGGATGAGTTATAAAATGATTGCAGATACCTGCCATATCAGCTATGAAACCGTTCGTTCACACATGAAAAATATCTACGAAAAACTTCATGTCGCCAGCATGACGGAGGCGGTGGCGAAAGCGATTAATCAGGGGTTGGTGTAG
- a CDS encoding peptidoglycan DD-metalloendopeptidase family protein: MSAFVKKFSILLTILLLMTGSTLFAQNKKELENKKAKLQKEIDFTNKQLKIVEKNKNATAEQLSALRKKIQLREALIGTINSEISVLGGEIASTGKEINNLEEQLQQLRNEYASMIRYAWKNRNVYQQLMFVFAANDFNQAYKRMKYLQQYGEYRRQQADQITNTQNQLNGKKTELEQRKEEKTSLRNTEQKQKSTLLKEKQDQDKLLKNLTDREKRLRKELADKQAAKQKLDRAIEKIIRKEIEAAKKKATAAGKKNVTNSNVFTLTPEAAKLSNSFSGNKGALPWPVEQGIITGTFGEHPHKEFKNIVIKNNGLDIQSAKGARARAIFEGTVSGIVSIPGAGKAVIIRHGDYLTVYSNMESVSVSSGDKVSTKQAIGTIGTSSEESRGEIHLEIWKNTSKLDPKVWLAKR; the protein is encoded by the coding sequence ATGAGCGCGTTCGTTAAGAAATTTTCTATTCTACTTACTATCCTGTTATTGATGACGGGAAGCACTCTTTTTGCTCAAAACAAAAAGGAGCTTGAAAACAAAAAAGCCAAACTTCAAAAGGAAATCGACTTCACCAACAAGCAACTGAAGATTGTTGAGAAAAATAAAAATGCAACAGCGGAACAACTCAGTGCATTGAGAAAAAAGATTCAATTGCGGGAAGCTTTGATCGGAACCATCAACTCGGAAATATCAGTCCTGGGTGGGGAGATTGCTTCTACCGGTAAGGAAATAAATAATCTGGAGGAACAACTGCAGCAACTTCGAAATGAATATGCGAGCATGATCCGTTACGCCTGGAAGAACCGGAATGTCTATCAGCAACTCATGTTCGTTTTCGCCGCCAATGATTTCAATCAGGCGTATAAGCGCATGAAATACCTCCAGCAATATGGAGAATACCGCAGACAACAGGCAGATCAAATCACCAACACGCAAAACCAACTCAACGGAAAGAAAACCGAACTGGAACAACGCAAGGAGGAGAAGACAAGTCTGAGAAACACGGAACAAAAGCAGAAAAGCACATTACTCAAAGAAAAGCAGGATCAGGATAAATTACTCAAGAACCTCACCGATCGTGAAAAGCGACTTCGCAAAGAATTAGCCGATAAGCAAGCGGCAAAACAAAAGCTGGACCGGGCCATCGAAAAAATTATCAGAAAGGAAATAGAAGCTGCGAAGAAGAAAGCTACTGCTGCAGGAAAGAAAAATGTTACTAACAGCAACGTCTTTACGTTAACTCCTGAAGCCGCGAAACTTTCAAACAGCTTCTCCGGAAATAAAGGCGCCCTGCCCTGGCCTGTGGAACAGGGAATCATCACAGGAACTTTCGGTGAACATCCGCATAAAGAATTTAAAAATATTGTCATAAAAAATAACGGCTTAGATATTCAATCGGCAAAAGGTGCACGTGCCCGCGCTATTTTTGAAGGAACTGTGAGTGGTATAGTTTCCATCCCCGGTGCAGGGAAAGCCGTTATCATCCGGCATGGCGATTACTTAACAGTATATTCCAATATGGAATCGGTATCCGTTAGTTCCGGAGACAAAGTCAGTACCAAGCAAGCTATAGGTACCATTGGCACCTCTTCCGAAGAATCAAGAGGAGAAATTCACCTGGAGATCTGGAAAAACACCTCGAAACTGGATCCTAAAGTTTGGCTGGCGAAACGGTAG
- a CDS encoding DUF4292 domain-containing protein — protein MTEYDDFRITDAGQFPFKSKTKITAEKDFEIQIEYGKLNVGQEQEFPFTVPSNYERVR, from the coding sequence TTGACGGAGTATGATGATTTCCGGATAACAGATGCCGGACAGTTTCCCTTTAAATCGAAAACAAAAATTACTGCCGAAAAAGATTTTGAAATACAAATCGAATACGGAAAATTAAATGTAGGACAAGAGCAGGAGTTCCCCTTCACGGTTCCTTCCAACTATGAGCGCGTTCGTTAA
- a CDS encoding DUF4292 domain-containing protein, which produces MSNYRWLHMLAVIIMLTAASCKSRQKLPAVPGTAVRPMENESVAELMNRLDSSAFNAKWINAKASVTTIQEGSETSFNISLRAKRDSIIWISISPLLGIEVARVIITADSVKFLDRLHSKYQVNTFETINKLLQLKVNFEIVQALMFGNFFAYKKNENRFNSVYLEDKYYILSSLNKKKLKRSLEEKDLNKPVIQDVYINSGYYRIIKMSVEDQKIGKT; this is translated from the coding sequence ATGAGTAATTACCGGTGGCTGCACATGCTGGCAGTCATTATTATGCTGACGGCCGCTTCATGTAAATCGAGGCAGAAACTTCCTGCAGTTCCCGGAACGGCTGTCCGACCCATGGAGAATGAATCGGTAGCGGAACTCATGAATCGACTTGACTCCTCTGCTTTTAATGCGAAATGGATAAATGCAAAGGCCAGTGTCACTACCATTCAGGAAGGCAGTGAAACATCCTTCAATATTTCCTTAAGGGCAAAGCGTGACAGTATCATCTGGATTTCCATCTCTCCCCTATTGGGTATTGAAGTCGCAAGGGTGATCATTACAGCCGATTCAGTAAAATTCCTGGACCGTTTGCACAGCAAGTATCAGGTAAACACTTTTGAAACCATCAACAAGCTCCTGCAACTGAAAGTGAATTTTGAAATCGTACAGGCACTGATGTTTGGTAATTTCTTCGCGTACAAGAAAAATGAAAATCGCTTTAATTCCGTTTATCTGGAAGATAAATATTATATCCTGAGTTCTCTCAACAAGAAAAAACTGAAACGTTCTCTTGAAGAAAAAGATCTGAACAAGCCGGTGATACAGGATGTTTATATTAACAGCGGGTATTATAGAATAATTAAAATGTCGGTAGAAGATCAGAAAATCGGCAAAACTTAA
- a CDS encoding tetratricopeptide repeat protein has product MKHIRNLYLLLLLPLLFLTACGTTKKTSGSSAAAPKQGGSNLKETDKINATYAFFEGQKEKVTGNEQKAVEKFAQCLRIDPKNHAAMFELAAIYNQKSKISDALFFAKSAAELDPKNEWYQLLLANTYEKSGKFNDAVVIYEQLYKLHPDRVEYLFNASDAYLMQGKLNEAIKLYDKIEEKIGVNREMIQQKQRLYLKMGKVNEAAAELEKLIQSEPGNLDNYSLLVELWQVNNQPEKARATIKRMEAIDPDNPGIALALAEQFRSEGDRAASFEQLKKAFASPQLASEVKIRILTSYLPLVETSPEMMDQSLELSKLLSQTHPAEANPQSVYADFLNINKQYSEARTLYRASLAIDKKNLQAWQQLLIIESELRDYAAMEQEAEEALGLFPDQSVLYLFSGIAASQNKNYETAAKKLLSGSKLVVDNDQQLMEFYSNLGDVYDKLKKFEDSDKYYQKAINIDGNNVYVLNNWSYYLSLRNEQLEKAAEMSKRSNELSPNNPSFLDTYGWILYMQAKYADALIWLDKAIVAGGQENGTILEHYGDTLFRLGKITEALEYWTRAKKTGDHTELLDKKINDKKLYE; this is encoded by the coding sequence ATGAAGCATATACGAAATCTTTACCTACTGCTCCTTTTGCCCTTGTTGTTCCTGACAGCATGCGGGACGACTAAAAAAACTTCAGGAAGCAGTGCGGCCGCTCCGAAGCAAGGAGGGAGCAATCTCAAGGAAACCGACAAGATCAACGCTACTTATGCATTTTTTGAAGGGCAAAAGGAAAAGGTCACCGGTAATGAACAGAAGGCAGTAGAGAAATTCGCGCAATGCTTACGGATAGATCCAAAAAACCATGCAGCCATGTTTGAGCTGGCGGCGATCTATAATCAAAAATCAAAAATCAGTGATGCCCTCTTCTTTGCAAAAAGTGCGGCTGAGCTGGATCCGAAAAACGAATGGTATCAACTTTTGCTTGCCAATACCTACGAAAAAAGCGGCAAGTTCAATGATGCAGTTGTCATCTATGAACAGCTCTACAAATTACATCCCGACCGTGTAGAATATCTTTTCAATGCTTCTGATGCCTACCTCATGCAGGGCAAACTCAACGAGGCGATTAAACTTTACGATAAGATTGAAGAAAAAATTGGAGTGAACCGGGAGATGATTCAGCAAAAGCAGCGGCTCTACCTGAAGATGGGAAAAGTGAATGAGGCAGCGGCTGAGCTGGAGAAGCTGATTCAATCGGAGCCGGGAAATCTTGATAATTATTCACTGCTGGTAGAACTCTGGCAAGTCAATAATCAACCGGAGAAAGCACGCGCAACTATCAAGAGAATGGAGGCGATTGATCCGGACAACCCTGGTATTGCGCTTGCCCTGGCGGAGCAATTCCGCAGTGAAGGCGATCGCGCCGCATCCTTTGAACAACTTAAAAAGGCATTTGCTTCTCCACAGTTGGCAAGTGAAGTAAAAATTCGAATTCTTACCAGTTATCTTCCCTTGGTGGAGACGAGTCCTGAGATGATGGATCAATCGTTAGAGCTAAGTAAACTGCTGAGTCAAACTCATCCGGCAGAAGCCAATCCACAATCCGTTTACGCTGACTTTTTAAATATCAATAAACAATACAGTGAGGCGCGAACATTATACAGAGCAAGTTTAGCTATCGACAAGAAAAATCTGCAGGCCTGGCAACAATTGCTGATCATAGAATCAGAGTTGAGAGATTATGCAGCGATGGAGCAGGAAGCGGAAGAAGCACTGGGTCTCTTTCCGGATCAGAGTGTATTGTATCTCTTCAGTGGCATTGCTGCCAGTCAGAATAAAAATTATGAAACGGCAGCGAAGAAATTGTTGAGTGGAAGTAAATTGGTCGTGGACAATGACCAGCAGCTCATGGAATTTTATTCGAATCTGGGAGATGTTTACGATAAACTGAAAAAATTTGAAGACTCGGATAAGTACTACCAGAAGGCGATCAACATAGACGGGAATAATGTGTATGTTTTAAACAACTGGTCGTATTACCTGAGTCTGAGAAATGAACAACTCGAGAAAGCCGCCGAAATGTCGAAGCGCTCGAATGAACTCAGTCCGAATAACCCTTCCTTCCTCGACACTTACGGTTGGATTCTATACATGCAGGCGAAATATGCTGATGCGCTCATCTGGTTAGATAAAGCGATAGTGGCGGGAGGACAGGAAAACGGAACTATTCTCGAGCATTATGGAGATACTCTTTTCCGACTCGGAAAAATAACAGAGGCGCTCGAATACTGGACACGCGCAAAGAAGACCGGCGATCATACGGAACTTCTTGATAAAAAAATCAACGATAAAAAACTCTATGAGTAA
- a CDS encoding NTP transferase domain-containing protein has product MRIIVPMAGMGKRMRPHTLTTPKPLVPVAGKPIVQHLVEDIIRMCNQKVEEIAYVVGHFGEEAEKNLIKIAEDLGAKGTIHYQDTPLGTAHAILCAESALRGPVVVAFADTLFSADFRMDADCDGVIWVKQIEDPRQFGVVKTGADEVITDFVEKPQDFVSDLAIIGIYYLKDGENLRNELQYLIDNNIKDKGEYQLTNALENMKAKGKRLKAGKVDEWLDCGNKDATVFTNLRVLEIKYPNNHISSTAKVHNSIVIPPCYIGDGAVIEASVVGPHTSIGAHSKIQQSLVKNSIVRDHSTIKEAAINNSLIGSHVHYKGVLRDLSMGDYTTES; this is encoded by the coding sequence ATGAGAATTATTGTTCCAATGGCCGGCATGGGCAAACGCATGCGTCCTCACACACTTACTACACCGAAGCCGCTGGTACCTGTGGCCGGGAAACCGATCGTCCAGCATCTGGTAGAGGACATCATTCGCATGTGCAATCAGAAAGTGGAAGAAATCGCCTATGTAGTGGGACATTTTGGAGAGGAGGCAGAGAAAAATCTGATCAAAATTGCAGAAGATCTGGGCGCAAAAGGAACGATACATTATCAGGATACTCCTCTGGGAACTGCGCATGCCATTCTTTGTGCCGAATCGGCTCTTCGCGGTCCGGTCGTGGTAGCTTTTGCAGATACACTCTTCAGTGCTGATTTCCGCATGGACGCTGACTGCGATGGTGTTATATGGGTAAAGCAAATAGAAGATCCCCGTCAATTTGGTGTGGTGAAAACAGGTGCAGATGAAGTCATCACTGATTTTGTTGAGAAGCCGCAAGACTTCGTTTCTGACCTCGCTATTATTGGCATTTACTATCTGAAAGATGGAGAAAATTTACGCAACGAACTCCAGTATTTGATCGATAATAACATCAAGGATAAAGGGGAGTATCAGTTGACCAATGCCCTCGAAAACATGAAGGCCAAAGGAAAGCGACTCAAAGCCGGAAAAGTGGATGAATGGCTCGATTGCGGAAATAAGGATGCTACCGTATTTACTAACCTGCGTGTACTTGAAATTAAATATCCGAACAATCACATCTCCTCCACGGCCAAAGTGCACAATAGCATTGTCATTCCACCCTGCTATATCGGCGATGGTGCGGTGATTGAGGCTTCGGTAGTGGGACCGCATACCAGTATCGGCGCGCACAGTAAGATACAGCAGAGTCTGGTTAAAAACAGTATTGTCCGCGACCACAGCACGATAAAAGAAGCAGCCATCAACAATTCACTGATAGGGAGCCACGTTCATTATAAAGGTGTTCTCCGTGACTTAAGCATGGGTGACTACACCACCGAATCATAA
- the dut gene encoding dUTP diphosphatase, whose translation MEVKIINQSGHPLPAYETIASAGMDLRANIEEPVMVSPLQRVIIPTGLFIELPVGCEAQVRPRSGLAWKHGITVLNSPGTIDADYRGEIKVILVNLSQEPFEIKNGERIAQMVIAKHERVEWSETSDLQDTSRGAGGFGSTGR comes from the coding sequence ATGGAAGTAAAAATCATTAATCAATCGGGCCATCCATTGCCTGCTTACGAAACGATCGCCTCAGCGGGGATGGATCTTCGTGCAAACATAGAGGAACCGGTCATGGTTTCTCCTCTGCAAAGAGTAATCATACCCACCGGATTATTCATCGAATTGCCTGTCGGTTGCGAAGCTCAGGTTCGTCCACGCAGCGGCCTGGCCTGGAAGCATGGTATTACCGTGCTCAACAGTCCGGGAACTATTGATGCCGACTATCGGGGCGAAATCAAAGTGATTCTTGTCAATCTCAGCCAGGAACCCTTCGAAATAAAGAATGGAGAGCGAATTGCCCAAATGGTTATCGCAAAACACGAAAGAGTCGAATGGTCGGAAACCTCTGATTTACAAGACACAAGCAGAGGAGCAGGCGGATTTGGCTCCACAGGTCGATAA
- a CDS encoding T9SS type A sorting domain-containing protein — protein sequence MKSILLNLCLSLPLFALAQNPVPNPGMETWTQVNPNNWLTNNVVGTAIPVTQTSDAHGGSLAAKLEVLSAFGNPFPGLLTCNAGGAGFPVSQSYGSLRYYYKADLLASDFFSGTAIFYDAASGTTGGGSGTITAANNSNVYVQAVVPITNIGGTPVTAALSLTISSLAGLATVGSFVQIDDILLSTSTGIGEESDVIRLDLSSPQPNPASGISLLPFSLEEQGEVEINVYNVQGVLVQKVLQQEMNAGRYKAEIDARSLPAGIYNCVLKTGGQQRNTRWVVKH from the coding sequence ATGAAATCAATTTTACTCAATCTCTGCTTAAGCCTTCCTCTATTTGCACTCGCACAAAATCCCGTCCCTAATCCGGGAATGGAAACATGGACGCAAGTTAATCCGAATAACTGGCTCACGAATAATGTAGTGGGAACAGCTATTCCGGTTACCCAAACAAGCGATGCACATGGGGGGTCATTAGCTGCAAAACTGGAAGTGTTATCTGCATTTGGAAATCCATTTCCCGGTCTGCTGACTTGCAATGCCGGAGGAGCAGGCTTCCCTGTGAGTCAGTCTTACGGTAGTTTAAGGTATTATTATAAGGCGGATCTGCTTGCAAGTGATTTCTTCAGTGGAACAGCGATCTTTTACGATGCCGCTTCCGGTACAACCGGTGGAGGATCCGGAACAATTACGGCAGCAAATAATTCAAATGTATATGTGCAGGCTGTGGTGCCCATCACTAATATTGGAGGAACACCTGTTACGGCAGCACTAAGCCTGACGATTTCTTCATTGGCGGGTTTAGCAACTGTAGGTTCATTTGTGCAGATAGATGATATCCTCCTCAGTACAAGCACGGGTATAGGAGAAGAATCCGACGTGATCAGACTGGATCTGTCAAGCCCTCAACCCAATCCCGCTTCCGGCATTTCATTATTGCCATTTTCATTGGAGGAACAAGGTGAAGTAGAGATCAATGTATATAATGTTCAAGGTGTTTTAGTGCAAAAGGTACTTCAGCAAGAGATGAATGCCGGCCGCTATAAAGCTGAAATCGATGCCCGTTCACTGCCCGCAGGTATTTATAATTGCGTCCTGAAAACCGGTGGTCAGCAACGGAATACCAGATGGGTGGTGAAGCATTGA
- a CDS encoding polysaccharide biosynthesis/export family protein: MKVKTDFFLKAALLFVSGMIMLLLFSSCNRYALYQTAAKPGAKQETNVQAVEKTLSFGDKISLSIWGHDDLSVGSIHTVYNSPEESGKWLMIDEKGEVNLPQVGKVNLDGLTLRKAEEKLIGLYSQFLQKPVLNLRLLNNQVTVLSEVQRPGNYVFHTDHARLVDMLGKANGLTDYARTTEIKIIRGTETIKINLTEAINNETLVYPRDVIYIPPGRNKAFDRFASKLIPLASLLTALALVYSVSND; the protein is encoded by the coding sequence ATGAAAGTAAAAACCGATTTTTTTCTGAAAGCAGCCCTCCTCTTCGTTTCGGGGATGATCATGCTGCTGCTATTTAGTTCCTGTAACCGCTATGCCTTGTACCAGACGGCTGCCAAGCCCGGTGCTAAACAGGAGACTAACGTTCAGGCAGTGGAGAAAACACTGAGCTTTGGTGATAAAATCTCATTGAGCATCTGGGGTCATGACGATTTGAGCGTAGGTTCCATACATACCGTTTACAATTCGCCTGAAGAATCCGGAAAATGGCTGATGATTGATGAGAAAGGTGAAGTGAATCTTCCGCAAGTAGGAAAGGTAAATCTGGATGGCTTGACACTTCGAAAAGCAGAAGAGAAATTAATTGGCCTTTATAGTCAGTTCCTTCAAAAGCCGGTGTTGAATCTGCGCTTGCTGAACAATCAGGTGACCGTACTCAGTGAAGTACAGCGCCCGGGAAATTATGTTTTCCATACCGACCATGCCCGCCTCGTTGACATGCTCGGAAAAGCCAATGGTCTCACGGACTATGCACGAACTACAGAAATCAAAATCATCCGCGGAACGGAAACAATTAAAATAAATCTGACCGAAGCCATCAACAATGAAACGCTCGTCTACCCGCGCGACGTCATCTATATTCCTCCCGGCCGGAACAAAGCCTTCGACCGCTTTGCTTCCAAACTTATTCCTCTCGCCAGTCTGCTGACAGCATTAGCACTGGTTTATAGTGTATCAAACGATTAA